The sequence below is a genomic window from Microcebus murinus isolate Inina chromosome 4, M.murinus_Inina_mat1.0, whole genome shotgun sequence.
AGGGAGGTGGCAAGGCTTGTTTTTCACAGCTGGGCTGAGGGGGGCGGGGTAGCAGGCCAGCGGCTGGACTGGGCAGTGACCTGTTCTGGCCCAGGTCTCTGTGTAAGAAATCACTTCCTTTCTTGGCCCCGGATTCTGAGAGGCCCAGCATTGGAGGGGTATGTGTGATATGCTTGATGCCTACTTACACTATTCATCACAATGTCACTACCACTTATTAAGCACCAACTGTTTGTCAGGTACTAtaaactagcacctcttataagCCCCAGTTAAGTTGGAGGCTTTAAACACTGACAAGATCTTAGTGCCCCAGGTAATAAATACCTGTCCCCCAGCAACATGTGGGTAAAATCGTCAACTGTGCTGCACTCTGATATGCGGATAAGGAATTCCAACAAAATCGAGACCGTTCCCATGTTGACTACTTCAATGCTGCTGTTTATGTATTAATCATTgtattatttcaaaaacattatgggCCGCCTATTTTGTTGGTACCTCCAGCACATACCCACTGTATCTACAGGTGACTCAGTCTTGAGCCATTAATGTCAGAACAATCTTAGGAGGTAAGAATTGTCACCGTTtttcagatgagaacactgaggctctgGGAGGTCGAGGGATTTGGTCAAAGTCACCCAGTCAGTAAAATGGTAGAGCTAGTGTGATAGCTCCCTCCTTCTAACACATTCTTACCCTCTGGGTTCAGTATGATTTAAGAGCACATATTTGACTTAGACTGCCCTGGCTCAAAAACAAGTGTCACCAGTTACTATTTACCAGCTAGTGTCCTTGGGCAAACCAATTCTCCCTTCTatgctgtttcctcctctgtaaagtgggaacaTTAGTCATTGCCACTTCATACTGGCCTTGGGGGTTGAGCAGTGCGGGCTCAGTTGCAGTAATGTCTCCTGCTTACCTGCCGTCTATAGCACCAGGCCTCTTCTGAGCACTTTTCCCATATCAGTTCATTGACTTCGCACAACACCctttttacagaagaggaaactgaggcagtgagaggttaaataacttctcCAAGGTCACACGACTAGGAAATGTGGCGATAGTAAGAGCTTGATCACAGCGGCTGTTTGTAGTTCATACTGGACAGCGCTGCTGTGAACTGTCCCTATAGTGGCACTAATTGCTGGAGACTGTCACCATCCTCTCCCTCTCCGGACTGGGTGTGCCCTGGATGGCAAGGGAGCCTCATGGCACACGGGTCTGTGTGCTGCCCCCTCAGCCTGGCGCGGGATCTCCCCAGCGTCGCAGGAGCTGGAGCGAAGGGAggcgggggcggcgcgggcctccaggccccgccccagccccgggcGGCTGGGCGCACTGCGGGCGTGGGGCGGGCCGGACAGGCTGCGGAGCCGGTAAAAGCCGCACGGACCGCTGGCTGGGCACTGACGACCATGGCGCGTCCCAACCTCCCGCTGTCGACGGGCCTGGCCCTGCTCGCGCTCTGCCTCCTGATGCTGTCCTGCGACGCCCGGAGCCGGTGGCAGGGGCACATGCTCGGGGAACGCCAGAACCTGTCGACCAGCGACCCGCAGGTGCAGAAGGTGGTGCAGGCGGCTGTGGCCAGCTACAACATGGGCAGCAACAGCCTCTACTACTTTCGCAACACGCACATCATTAAGGCGGAGCGGCAGGTAAGGGGACAGGGGCACAGGCCAGGGCAGACCAGGGCAGCGGTGGGAGGCCAGAGGTGCAAGATGAAGGGGTGCCACATGAACTATCAAAATAACACTTTCCTACAATACAGGGTACCCCAAAAGTTGCcgtacatagggaaaatgggaaattgtaacTACAATTTCCCAATACAACAGGAGctataatttctcatttctttatacGGGgggacttttgggacaccctataTTAGAAAACCCGAATTAATGGGCCAGGtctggtggctcatgccggtaatcccagcactttgggaggcggaagcctgagtattgcttgaggccaggagttcgagatcagcctggacaatatagtgagacccccatctctacaaaaaatagaaaaatcagctgggtgtggtggtccctgcctgtattcccagctactgggatggctcaggcaggaggatcacttgagcccaggagtttgaggttgtagtgagctatgatgatgccactgcactccagtcctggcaacagagcaagaccctgtctaaaagaaaaccaaaccaaaccaaaccaaatcaaacaaaaaaaccctcacaaTTCAAAAAACCACCAAATTAATTCCAAAAATCCATAGTGGACAAAATATCTACATTTCAAAGGAACAGATGCACTCCTGTGTTGCACAACCCACCTCACTTGCTCCCATGGTCCCTGCTCTGACAGGGTGgattgagggaggaggggaggcagttgGGGACATGGGCAGCCCCAGTGGCATGTCTGCCCAGGCTTCGGGAAGCTGTGTGCAAGTGGGTCTCAGCCTCCAGCACAGTTTAGGACTCTCCTGGGGATCCCCACCCCAGGTCCAAAcccccaggccagagtgctgaATGTGTCCCGGGGGCATGGGACAATGTGGAGGGAGGTGAGAGGTCAGGACCAAGAGTTGTCTCCAGGCAACCCTGACCTGCCCCCACTCTGTCCCCAGTTGGTGGCTGGCATCAAGTACTACCTGACGGTAGATATGGAGAGCACCACCTGCCATAAGAACAGAAGTGCTGGAGACCACGTCGACCTCACCACCTGCCCCTTTGCCGTGGGAAAGCAGCAGGAGGTAACAGCCGAGCACCCCTTGCCCAGTTCTCTGCAGAGCCTCAGACCCCCAGTCGTCCGGTCTGAACTGGTCTCGTTGAACCTGTCTGGCCTTCTGATGACAGCTTCCAGGCCAGGACAGGGAGTAGCAGGGAGGCTGTGGCTTCCCTGGGGAGTGGGGGAGTTGGCTACAAAGATCTGGGATCTAGCCCCAGCCATCTAACTTGATGTCCTTTGGGCCAGTGACTGTCCCTCTCTTGCACCAGAGTGGCACTGACAGGCAGAGGGCTGGCTGTTAGCAGTGAGTGGGCTCACTGACTCAGCAGTGAGGCTGGGCTCACCCTCCTCCTCTCTATCTCTCTCCACAGAAGCTGCGCTGTGACTTTGAGATCCTAATAGTTCCCTGGCAGAACTCCACCCAGCTGCTAAAGCACAACTGTGTGCAAATTTAATAGTCCCCAGCAGGAGCGGCGCAGGCGGTGGGTGGCCTCGGTGGCATGCATTTCAGGTCCATGGACATCTGTCGCAATAAATTGGCAGCATTGCTTATGTTGGCTCCTTCTGAGTGcttctcccttccccactcccacttcCACTCCTGGCAGCTCCCAGCACCCCACCCCATGCTGACAGGCCACCCGTGCAACCCCGAGCTGAGCTTCTGTCCCAGCACCGATAGTGTGCCGAGGGTGCAGGGTTCAGCCCCCAAACCTGGAGTCCCCCAAATACTCCAGCATTGAAGGTATAGAGGGACAAACCTCCAGAGCCCCCAGACACAGCCAGAGACTCCCAGTGGTCTTAGACGTAAGTCTTAGAGGCAGACAAAGTCACAGAAGAGGGATGGTGCCCCAAGACTAGAACAGGGCTGTTAGGGTATCCGTGAGTCCTTTGAGTAGGAGCCTGTGCTCTGTACCCTCTCGGCACCCTGGAGGAGCTCAGGGGTGGCACATGGTGGCTTCAGCCAGGCAGGCCCCAGGAGGCTGAGCTCCCAGCATATAATGATTGCTATACTTGCATGTGGCCCAACGATGGCAGAGGCCCTGCAAGCCAGGAGACCATGAGGGATGGGACAGTGCCTCTCAAGTCCACACTGTGGGCCACACACTAGAGGGACTCCAATGCCTTGCCTCTGCAAAGTCCCCTGGAAGGGGCAGGACAGGAAGCCCCAGAGGGACAAAGCTCAAATCTGCCCACAGTAGGGATGAAGGATTATATTCAATTTAATGTCATTTAAAGAAAACAGTTGCAACATTTTTTTGCCCACTTGAATTTGTGGCTGCAATTCATACTCATGATATACACACCTCCACACCCAGAACCCAACACACCAGATACATACACGAAGAAACACGACACACGCTGAGATGCTGCTAGACGCCATACACCCCCCACctagaaaaacacaaacataGCCTAGTAACTCCGAAGCCCAAGCAGGAATACACGGAAGCAGCACACTCCAGAGAAATAACCTGGAGAGGTACACACAGGCCCCAGACACACGACCCAGAGACCCGCACGCCACATGCAGAGATGTTCCTCAAGCACACACCCCTGCCTGGGCCAACGGCCTTGGGGGCACAAGGTGTTGTTCCATCAGGCCCAAGCAGGCAGCCCTTCCTTGGTGACAGGGCCTCACACCCACTTGTGAGCAGCAGCCGGGCTCCCAGACCCTGCCCTGTGCCCTCAGAGGCCATCTGAGAGTGGGCACggggaggaaggaaataaaacgCTGAAGCCCACCAGGGAGTCTGAGGAGTGGAGGGGTTGCATTTGACAGGAGTCAGGGACACAGGGGACAACATCCAGCCCTGCTTCTGCTGCAGTCTGTCAGATGTGGCAGCTCATACAGCCCAGGGTATGTAGGGGGCCTGCTGCTTGGAAGGGCTCCCATGTGCCACCAAGTAGGAGGCCCAAGCATGGGGCTGGCACAGCGCAGGTGgcaggaaatgtttgttgaatgaatgtgtgaggtggggggaggaaaggCCCAGGGATGCCTGCCAGGTGGCCTCTCCCCCTGGAATCTGTGCCCAAATCCCAGATGGCATTTCGTCTGCAGGGCTATTCCTGGGCCCTGAGCCAGCCAATGCCTTcagccaggccagggagggagttGCTGCTTCTGTCCTGAGGCTCTGGAGGCTCTGGtccagcccagagatggcatGTGGTTGGCAAAACTGTCCACTGTCCCTCGGCACTGGCTCCTGACTCCTTCCAGCCCGCCCTGCACCCTGGACTTGCCTCTGCTGGACCTGAGACAGCTGTCGTAGATAGTGGAAGATCCCTCCTTGGCTGGGGAAccccctgggccaggctgggcatgAACTTGACTCAGTGTTAGGtctccagcacccagcacaggccAGTGCCCACCCCTGTCACTCCCGGCCGTGGGGACTGGGGCTCTGGACATCCAGCCCAGGCTTAGGCTGTAAATGGGGGAACTCATCTCAGCCCAGGACCAGGCAGTGTGGGGAGCAGTCCTAAACCCCAACCCCTGCTTCCGCCTCCAGCAGCAGGGCCGCCACTCCACatccctgcctgcccccccccccccccccccggggccaGAAGGACTAGAGCAGCCTCCACCCTACTTCCCCCACAGGGGCTCTGCAGTCTgatcccaggctgggctgggtaTGGTAATGACCTCTGACCTCTGGTTTTATGATATCCCCATTGGGTTGGCACTCTTATACTGGATACTAAGGGTCCTGGCAGGCTGGTGTTCCTGGGCTCTGAGCTCCCATTGCTGGAGTCCACTGGTCTCCCAGGCCCTGACAACCCTGGGCTGTTCCAGCCCGTTCTTTTTCTCCTGACTCCTAGGCCAGATAGGCCTTCCTCCCCAAAGCAGGGTCACTGCTGCTCTATCCCCTCCCGGCACAGCTGGCACCTGAGCCTGGCCCACTGTCTGCATCACCCCTGTGGCTTCTGTTGATGCACTGCTGGGCCGAGCTAGGATGCCGGGCCGTGGTGCGGCCGGAGGGGATCCGAGAACAGCCCCTTTCCCAGGCAGCACtagcacacacacgtgtgcacatgcacaaGGTCCCTTACTCTGTGCCTTGGCTCAGCCAGTGAGGACACAGGGCCATCTGGGGTTTTAAAACTCTGTTGAGAACCCAGCCCTGCAGGGCCCAGACAATCATTCCAGCAGATCCGGGGACTTGTCGTGACCCACCAAGGGTCGCAGCAGCTTGCCAGAGACTGAAGTCTATATCTGGTGTCCTTTGGGGGTCATCTACCGAAGTCCTCGTCTCCAGCCTGAGGGGGTCGGGGAGGCATGGAGCGTTGGTGAAGGAGCTGGTgctggcctctgccctccccagtaCCCATGTGACTGTTACTCGGGGCCACTTCCGGGCACAAGACCCCGAGGCCCCCCTTGCTCCTGCTTGGTCTACCTCAAATGTGACGTCGACAATCTCATCGATGATGAAGGCCTGGGAACGGAATTTCTGTTGCTGATTCTCCACGCCTGCCACCAGCTGCAGGTAGTGGAACAGGAGCTCCtgctgcctgggggagggggaggcaagcTCTGGGCCCCCAGAGCCACCCAGATGGCTCTTCTGGCCTGTCTCTCCACTACTCCCGAAACTCCTGTCACCCTAGGCCTCTATTTCCGTACGTCTCCTTTTCCACATACAGAAAAGCCCCATGTCTGCCTGTGCCATGGGGCTTCTGACTATTCACTGTTTATCCTCCCAACCTCCTACCCCTCCACCTGCCCATTCGTCACCTGCCCACACCTCTCCACGCACCCACCTGCCATCCACCCATCTCCTTATCCATTTACCCACTCTGCCCACCTCCACCCGTccactcccctctccctctgccccctctgtGCCCCGTGTCTCCACCCCACCATGCTGTGTGCGCAGTCATACTCCCAAGCACTCCCCCACCCATTCACCCATTCACCTCCCCCATCTCATCAATCCGTCCATCAAAGAGCATGGAAAACAACACTGCTGGTGCTCTAGGACATAGAGAGGAATAAGAAATAGTTCTGCCCCAGAGCCGGACAACCACTGGCACATCGTGGTTGGTGCAAATGTGGGTGTGGAGGGGTGTAGGGGAGGGAAACTTCACCAGTGCTGGGGTCTGCAAAGGGTTCTGGAGGAAGCTGAGTTTTAAAGACACATGAGGGTTTGCCAGGCTTGGGCAGGGTCCCTGGTGCTCCAAGGTGTGAGTTCAGGAGGAGCATAAGAGGGGGGCCGGGGCAGCTTTGGGGAGGGCTATTTCAGGGAGTGGATGAACTGCAGGTGGAGATACCTGGGAAAGGTTAAAGCAAGGAGCCTGGACTTATCCTAAGggggcaggagttcaaaatcgGGGTAAGAGGGAGAAGGCAAAATGGCACTTAACAAAGACCCCTCCTGGCAGAGGTGGACCAGTGGGGAAGTTTGGAGGCCAGCAAACCCAGAGGTGCCAAGGGCCCAGACCAGCATGGTGGCCAAGGAGCTGCAACAAGGACGACGGACAGGAGAGCAACCCAGGAGGTGAAGCAACCAGGATTGGACCTCGGCTCTCCCAACTCTTGGCCACCTGAGCCTGGCATCAGCAGgcagagaacattccaggcagagagaacagcgcAGGCAAAGGTCTGGAGGTAGAGAAGTACACGCTGTGCTTAGGAAACGGCGTGCGTGAAGCAGACATGTGCCAGGAATGGTCGTGGCTGCAACGATGCTAGGGAGGTTAGCTCAGGCCTGATCCGATGGCCCTGACCGGGAGCCACAGCACTTGGGCTCGCTTTGCGGGTGAGAGGAGCCCAGAGGAGGCCAGCAGCCAGCCTGCCCCGGGAGCTGGATGGGAGCCAGTCTGGACCGGGTAGGGCAGGGCCCAGCTCTCAGAGCGAAGGATCTCTGGGGGGCTGCGCCTGAGAGCCAGGAAGTGGGAGCCTGTACTAAGGACCCCAGTCATGAGCACAGTCCCCAGCCATGAGTCCCCAGTTGTCCTGGCCCAACTGGCCACTCAAGCCGACAGGAATGGAGGTTGCCCACCTGGCCCCCAGGCCTTTACCCAAGCTGTTCCCGCCACCCGCCTCCTCATTCCTCCACCTGGCTGAAGTCCACCAAGCCTCTAGGACCCAGCACAGGCCTTTAGAGGTGGGGCCCCCATGGGCAGGGACTGAGTCTGTGTCCTCTTTGGGTCCCTGGAGCCCTCACAGGGCTGCCCCTGACAAAGGTCGGATGTTTCTTGAGTAAAGGCGTGAACGGAATCCCTGCTGGTGGCTGGCACGGGAACCTCTGGGTGTGCAGGAGCCACTCGTGGTCTTCACGTGCCACCCCCGGGCGGATACACGTGAGCCTTAGTGCTCCGTCCCCCTTCCGGGGGGGCGGGCAAGgtcccttccctccagcccaTGGCCGGGCTCCCAGACCTCTCCCTCAGACCCGCGacctcccctctcctggcctctctcACTTCTTCGTCATGGCCCCAAACTTTTTCTCCAGGAGCTTCTTCATGGCGCTGTCACTCAACTCGTCTCCATGCTCTGGATGTAGAGAAGGGGGAGGTCAAGAAATCACCTGGATTcggagagggggtgggggagaccccaTGTGTCATGGAGACAGAGGCCAAAGGAGCTTGCGTCTGGGACACCTCCAAAGGGGCTGCTTCTCCAGGCAGGGCGTGTGTGGCAGTTTTGTTTGCCAATCCAGCAACCATTCCTTCTTCTTCCCGTAAAAGTGTCTGAATTTTCCTGAGGGGCCACCTCCATCCCTTTTCAATCCACGCTATCTAGCTGGGGTTGGTCCCAGCCCCCCACCCTCTCCGAGGACACGTGACTCAGGTCTGGCCAATCAGAACAGCCTATCCTTTGGGCTGCAGTGACTGGTTCAGAATTATGTACTAGGGGGTTTATTTCTCGGACTTCATTGGCACTAGGGTTACAGAGcacagagaattaaaataaagaagaccAAATTCTGATCATGATTTGAGTCCTGGATCCAGCCATTCCTGAAAGCCCATGTACCCTCAACTTGCTAAGTAATTtgagccaattaatttctcttttttttttttttttgagacagagtctcgctttgttgtccaggctagagtgagtgccatggcgtcagcctagctcacagcaacctcaaactcctgggctcgagggatccttctgcctcagcctcccgagtagctgggactacaggcatgcgccaccatgcccggctaattttttatatatatatcagttggccaattaatttctttctatttatagtagagacggggtctcgctcttgctcaggctggttttgaactcctgaccttgagcaatccgcccgcctcggcctcccaagagctaggattacaggcgtgagccaccgcgcccggccaatttctctTTTTGATTAAGCTGTTGTGAACTGAGCGTCTGTTGCTGATGGAGAGTGCAGGTGAGGGGCCAGGTGATCTCAGAGGACCCTTAATTCTCTGGTGTTGATAATCCTAAGAATGGAATTCCGGAGCTCATATTCTGAAGTTCTGAGAATCCTTAAGCAGGAAGTAAACCAACTGGTTCAAAATCAATTCACCCAGGAAATCAGGGGTGTGAAAATGAACATGCACAGGAAACTTCATTTTTGTAGACTTTCAATCCATGTTGAATGACTCCAGACAAGTGTGTATAACCTTGACAAAACCCACGAAGGCAGTTGAAACCATCCCGTGGAAGACCAATTGCTATGAACTTTATAAGTTATTAACAGAAATGGGGGTTTGGTGAATTGTAAGTTGGCCAATTAGTCTTTTCCGAAGTAGGTCTTTCAAGAATTCACTATCAGTTTAATCGGCTTTGGGAGAATTGTCCTAGAGCCCTAAACTCTGTAAGGCCTCCCGAGGCTCAGATTCTAAAACTCAGAACTGAGCCAGGCATTCTGTGCCTGACTGTGGAAGGAGGCTGAGGGCCTGGGGAGGTGAGCACAGCCTTCGGGCAGGCCGGCGTGGGCAAGGTCAGTACCTTGTTTGAGCTCTGTCAGTGAGTCCTCCAGCAGCTTCTCTTGGTTTTGGGCAGCCTTCTGAGAAGAAAAGCCTCGGTCCTGCTGGAGTCCCATGCCCACCCATCCCTGTAGCACCCTGAGCCTCCCTCTCGTGCTTCCTGATCTGGTCCATCTGCCCAAACCCACTTGGTACCTCTTGCTGCAGTTTCTCCAGGCCTTTGAGCAGTGCCATCTGGAAGTTATCCACCAGGACAGCAAtcaccaggctggggagggcacaGCGGGGGCTCTCAAGGAGGAGGCCGTAGGAGAAGCCCTGCATCCCcccgcaccccccaccccagcccctgggttCTGTGCGGTTTGGCCAGGGTgagagggc
It includes:
- the CST6 gene encoding cystatin-M; this encodes MARPNLPLSTGLALLALCLLMLSCDARSRWQGHMLGERQNLSTSDPQVQKVVQAAVASYNMGSNSLYYFRNTHIIKAERQLVAGIKYYLTVDMESTTCHKNRSAGDHVDLTTCPFAVGKQQEKLRCDFEILIVPWQNSTQLLKHNCVQI